CGGCGACGTAGCCGTACCCCTCGTGGGTATCCATGCGATCGTCGCGCGCGTCGGCGAACCGCTCGGCGACGTCGGCGAACCGGTCGCCGAAGACGTCCGTCACGTGCAGGTGCGCGAACGTCTCGCCGGTTTCGCCGAGGCCCTCGTGGAGCACGCGCGGCGGCAGTCCGGCCCCCGTGGTGAGTTCGTGCTCGAGGCCGATCTCGCGGGCTTGCGTGTGGATCGAGATCGAACCCGGCGGGTGGCCAGTCGCGACAAGCAGGTCGATGTCATCGGGCAGGTCCCGCAGGAACGGCGTGAAGTCGCTCTCGCCGAGCGGCGTGACTTCGATCGAGACGTCGACGTCGGGAAAGAACCGCTCGATCTGCTCTTCGACCGTCACCCCCCACTCGTAGTCGGCGACGATCGCGCCGACGCTCTCGTACCCCCGCTCCTCGATCAGGTCGGCCTGGGGCTGGAGGTCCATCGGCGCCGGAAGCGACCCCATCCGGAACGTATACCGCGACTCCTTCGTGTGGATCCGGTGGGTTCCCGCCATGTGGAGGACCATCGGGACCTCCATCTCCTCGGCCGTGATTCCGGTCCGGATACCGACGTCGCTCGAGACGGGACCCGTCATCGCAACGGCCCCCTCCTCCTCGACGAACCGCCGGAAGACCGTATCCGCCTCGCCGGCGTCGCTCTCGGTGTCGGTACCGACGATCTCGAGGTCGCGGTCGAGCACCCCGCCGTCGTCGTTGATCTCCTCGATCGCGAACTCCAGACCCGCCTCGTGTGCGGCGCCCCAGGGGGCGAAGTCGCCGGACAGCGGTTGCAGCGAACCGATAACGATCGGGCCGTCGCCGTCGTCGCCGTCGTCCTCGCTGAGACAGCCGGCGACCAGCCCGGTCGCCGCCGCACCCGCACCCGCGAGAA
Above is a genomic segment from Natrononativus amylolyticus containing:
- a CDS encoding ABC transporter substrate-binding protein, with the translated sequence MPYNTSGGRRADALDRRTVLAGAGAAATGLVAGCLSEDDGDDGDGPIVIGSLQPLSGDFAPWGAAHEAGLEFAIEEINDDGGVLDRDLEIVGTDTESDAGEADTVFRRFVEEEGAVAMTGPVSSDVGIRTGITAEEMEVPMVLHMAGTHRIHTKESRYTFRMGSLPAPMDLQPQADLIEERGYESVGAIVADYEWGVTVEEQIERFFPDVDVSIEVTPLGESDFTPFLRDLPDDIDLLVATGHPPGSISIHTQAREIGLEHELTTGAGLPPRVLHEGLGETGETFAHLHVTDVFGDRFADVAERFADARDDRMDTHEGYGYVAGQLIATAIEEADSTDPTEIATAIREIELETLFAEPLRYNEWGEIDGVRAIFSTLQPDGPDYYPDGEFHLEEEFRSEPMDAEIVEPLVEDSP